The Desulfobacterales bacterium sequence TTGCGGGTGTATTTACGATCCGGACCGCGGGGACCGCAGAGGCAAAATTGCCAAAGGGACCCGTTTTGAAGAAACCCCTGAAACCTGGTGTTGTCCGGTTTGCGGGGCCGGCAAAAAGTGCTTCAGGCCGCTTGCAGGGCCGGGGTCCACTTTGGAAGAAAGCAAATAAAACCTGCAGCATTAATGTAAAAACCCGAACGTTAGGTTCAATTATTTAAACCAGCAACCGAAAGGAGAAAATTAATGAGTCAGTCAGAAAAGAATTTAAAGGAAGCATTTGCCGGGGAGTCACAGGCCAACCGTAAGTATCTTGCGTTTGCAAAACAGGCTGAAAAAGATGGATATCTCCAGGCCGCCAAACTGTTCCGCGCTGCCGCGGAGGCGGAAACCGTACATGCCCATGCGCACCTGCGGACCCTGGGAGAGGTCAAAAGCACGGCCGACAATCTGAAAGGGGCCATCTCCGGTGAAACCTTTGAATTTAAAACCATGTATCCGGACATGATCAAAACAGCCGAAGCGGAAGGAAACAAGGCGGCCCTTCGCAGCTTCACCTTTGCCAATGAGGTTGAAAAAATCCATGCCAAATTATACCAGAATGCGTTGGACAACCTGAGTTCCCTGCCGGAAGCGGATTATTATGTCTGCTCGGTTTGCGGCTATACCTGCGAAAACGAAGCGCCCGATACCTGTCCGGTCTGCAGTGCCAAGAAAAAGGCGTTCTTCAAGGTGGATTAATTTAAGCAGCACTGTAATCTAAAAAAAGCAAAAACCCCGTCCGGTGGCGGGGTTTTTTTGTTTGGCAACACCGGAAATTTTTACATGCCGGCACGCACCCTGACGATATCCCCTGATGCAAATATCGGTTAAATATTTGATTTTTCCGCAAAATCAGTGTATATTCAAACCCTTGATCTGTGAAAATGCAAAGCGTTCCCATCCTTTCAGACAACATGAGTCGGTAGAAGCAAAGATGGATCTTTTGGGCCTATAAGGGATAATAAGATGAAGCAGATACTGGTAGTGGACAACGATCCTATCCTGTCGGAATTAATGAAGTATACCCGCGCGGCATTACGGAGGAACTGCTGATCGCCAACAGACATTTAGAAATGATAATAGAGAAAATGTCTGAAGGCGTCGTCGGCATTAATACTGATGGTAGAATTATTTACGCCAATCCATCGTTTTTTTCCCTGCTGGCCTTAACCGGGCATGAAATCTATGGCTCATATTTTGTAGACCTCTTCTCCGGTACGGACCGTATTCGGGTCAATAAACTCATCAAAAAAAAAGAGGGTAAATCACATACCATATCTGAAGAATCGCCGTTGTGTCTGAAAGAACATCTGGTGACTTTAGATTTTTTGCCTTTCAAGGAACAGGGCTTTTCAAGAATCATCGTTAATGACATCACCGAACGCAAACGAGCGGAAGGGGAGTTGCGGCGAGAGAAGGAAAATTTTCGTATCCTTGTGGAAGAATCTCCATTGGGAACATCATTCATTGAAAAAAACGGCCGTTACAAATACATTAACCCCAGATTCACCGATATATTCGGATATACACTGGCAGATATACCGACAGGTGCGGAATGGTTCGCCCGGGCGTATCCCTCTCAACCTTATAAGGATCAGGTAATTTCAGATTGGGTCAATGATCTTAAACAGGCAAGACCGGGGGAGTCCCGGCATCGAACCTATACCGTAAGATGTCAAGACGGATCCGAAAAGTTGATTCTCTTCAGGCCCACTAAACTGGAAAACGGCGACCAGTTTGTGATTTATGAAGACATCACCGAGCAAAACCGGCTCGAAGCGCAGCTCCAGCAGGCGCAGAAAATGGAAGCCATCGGCACACTGGCCGGTGGGATCGCCCATGATTTTAACAACCTGATGACGGCTATTCTTGGAAATGCGTCTTTAATGCTCTCAACAACCGATTCCACCCATCCGAACTATAATAGGCTCAAAACCATTGAAAATCAGGTTAAAAGCGGCACAAAACTCACCGAACAGCTTCTCGGATACGCCCGCAAGGGGAAGTACTACGTTAAAGCGATAAATATAAACCGGCTCTTGAAAGACGCCCTGGACACATTCAGCCGGACCCGAAAAGAGATCAGGCTTAACTTCGAACTTGCCGAGGACTTGTTTTCCATCGAAGCGGATGAAGGTCAGATCGAGCAGGTTCTGCTGAATTTGTATGTGAATGCGGCCGATGCCATGCCGCGAGGCGGCGACCTTTATTTAAAAACAAAGAATATTACCCATCGGGAAATAAAGCGTAAACCCTTTAACCCGTTGCCCGGCAAGTATGTCTTAATGCAATTTATCGATACCGGTGTGGGGATTGATGCGGAAACGCAAAAACGCATTTTCGACCCTTTTTTCACGACCAAGGAAATGGGCAGGGGTACAGGCCTTGGGCTGGCCTCAGTGTACGGCATCATCAAGGGACATGGCGGATACATTGATGTTGAATCCGAAGTGCACCAGGGAACGGCATTCAATATATACCTGCCCGCCTCGGACAAAAAGATTGAAAAAAAGGCGGCGGCAACAGCGAAAATCCTGGTAGGGGGCGAAACCATTCTGCTGGTAGATGATGAAGAATTCGTTTTGAAGGTGAATATTGAGATTCTTCAAAGTTTTGGCTATTCGGTACTTGCGGCCAAAGGCGGTGACGAGGCCATTAAAATTTTTAGAGAAAATAAAAATATAATTGATCTAATTGTCCTTGATATGATTCTGCCCGGCATGAGCGGCGGTGAAGTTTTTGATAAAATCAAGGAGATCAACCCGGACGTTAAGGTTCTTCTTTCAAGTGGATACAGTATTGATGGCCAAGCCGAGAAAATATTGGAACGAGGCTGTGATGGCTTTATCCAGAAGCCCTATAAGTTAAAGGACCTGTCACTAAAAATAAGAACGCTTTTAGACAAACCATAAACTTCCTGCAATGTTTTCAACTTCGGCACTGGATTTTAGTCTTTTATGCAGACTGCGTCCCCTTTGATCGCCGATGAAGGCCCCAGGCCGCCCCTGCCATGAGAAGTAAAAGCACGCCTTCGGCAACAATGATTTTACGAACCCCGAGCAGGGTAATCAGATAAAATGAGGTCAACAGGGTTCCAAAGATACTGCCGAGTGAAGAGAGGGCATACAGGTTGCCGACCCCGCTGCCCAACCGGTTGATATTCTTTACCTGCAATTTTACAGCAAACGGACTGACGGCCCCCATGAAAATGGTCGGTGGAAAAAAAAGTGCAACGGAAGCCAGCAGCGGTTCAATGCGCAGGCCGTATCCCCGGTCGAAAATCCAGATATTTATGGAGTCGCTGTAAAGCGGCAGCAGGCAGAGGTTCAATCCGGGAAAAAACAGCAGCAGGGCGAAGCAGCGAAGATCGGGAATTACATCCGCCAACTTGCCGCCGCCCCAGTACCCCAGGGTCAACCCGCTTAGAAAAACTCCGATCAGGCTGCCCCAGACAAATATATCGTTTCCAAAATGGGGGGCCAGGATGCGGCTTCCTAATATTTCAACGGACATGATGATACAGCCGGAGAGAAAAACAATAAATGGGATCATTTAGAATAAGGCCTTTCTTGAACGTAAAATTTCAACAGGTGCAAAATCATCAAGGAGCACTTTCGCGTCAAGCGGGGTAGCGGTCACATCTTCAAAAGTGTCGGCATAGGGCATCAATTGAAAGTTAAATCCAAACCATTTTTGAAAAGCCGGTATGCGTTCCTGCAAAATAGGCTTGGTCATCACCCTGTTGTGGGAATGCGCAATGAAAATATAGCTGCTGGAGGTGATGCAGTCGATCACATAAACATGGGGAAAGACTTGCTGATAGGTTTTGAGTTCGGAGAGATAGAACCCATCGGTTCGCGGCCCCCAGACGTTTGCAGCGACTACGCCGGTGGGCGTCAAGCGCTGTTTGACAATCTCAAAAAACTCTTTGGTGGTGAGATGAAAAGGGATGGACTGATCGTCATAAGCGTCCAGAAAAATGATGTCATAACGGTCCCGGCTGCTGCGCAGAAAGCGGCGGCCGTCCATGGATATCACCTTCATCATCTGGGTGGGTTCAAATAAAAAAAACCGTCTGGCAATCGTGATAACGTCCGGATCGATCTCAACGACATCGATGGGGATGTCGGGATAATATTTTGCCATCACCCTTGGGATTGTCCCGCCGCCCAACCCAATGATAAGGATTCTCCCGGGCATTTGCTCCAGAAAGGCGGGCACGGCAAAGGCTGCCTGGGTGTAAGCAAACTTCAGTTCATAGGGGTCATTCATATTGACCACGCTCTGGCTGCCGCGGGCGCGGTTAAAGGAAAGATAGCGGTCCGTCCGCCTCGGAAACGTGGATGTGGTGGTATAATGAATCCCCTTCGTATAGAACCTTGTCCATTTCCGCACGGACAAAGGGAGACAGCCATAAACACCCTATTGAAAAAAAAGTGAAACGAGAAATTTTTTCATATTTTTAGCGGTACTTACGGTAATCAACGCCGGAGCGCTGGGCCTTGTAGGAAAATTTTCGAACGGTTGTCTTCAGAACCTTTGCGGCCATGGATATATTCCCCCGGGTGTTTTTAAGGGCGTCGATAATCATTTCCTTTTCAAGGGTTGCCACGGCATCTTCCAGGGAAACGGCCGGCAGGGTTCCGGACTCGGCGCCGGTCTGCAGGGTGGGGGGCAGATGGTAGCTGTGGATGACCTTGCCCTCGCACAGCAGGATGGCGCGCTCAATGCAATTTTCAAGCTCCCGGACATTTCCCGGCCAGTGATAATCCATGAGCATGTCAATGGCCGGGGTGGAAAGCCGCACCACTTCCTTGCTGTTTTCCCGGGAGTATTTTTCAAGAAAATAGTCGGCCAGGAGCAGAATATCGGTCTTGCGCTCCCTTAGGGGCGGCAGATAAATCGGAAAGACATTGAGACGGTAATAGAGATCGCCCCGGAAGGTCTCGTCCTCCACGGCGTCTTCAAGGTTTTTGTTGGTGGCGGCAATGACGCGCACATCGGTTTTAATGGTCTTATGCCCGCCGACCCGTTCAAACTCTTTTTCCTGCAAAACCCGTAGCAGGGATACCTGGACGTCCAGGCCGATGGACCCGATTTCATCCAGAAAAATGGAGCCTTTGTGAGCCATCTCGAACTTGCCCATCTTTTGCTTGATGGCGCCGGTAAAGGCGCCTTTTTCATGTCCGAAGAGTTCGCTTTCAATCAGATTGACAGGAAGGGCCGCACAGTTTACCTTCACCAGGGGGTTTTTGGCCCGAAGGCTGTTGTAATGAATGGAATTGGCTACCAGTTCCTTGCCGGTTCCGCTTTCCCCCCGGATCAGAACGGTGGCGGTGCTTTTAGAAACCTGTGAGATCATCTGAAAGACTTCCCGCATTTTATTGCTGTTGCCGAT is a genomic window containing:
- a CDS encoding rubrerythrin family protein; amino-acid sequence: MSQSEKNLKEAFAGESQANRKYLAFAKQAEKDGYLQAAKLFRAAAEAETVHAHAHLRTLGEVKSTADNLKGAISGETFEFKTMYPDMIKTAEAEGNKAALRSFTFANEVEKIHAKLYQNALDNLSSLPEADYYVCSVCGYTCENEAPDTCPVCSAKKKAFFKVD
- a CDS encoding response regulator translates to MIIEKMSEGVVGINTDGRIIYANPSFFSLLALTGHEIYGSYFVDLFSGTDRIRVNKLIKKKEGKSHTISEESPLCLKEHLVTLDFLPFKEQGFSRIIVNDITERKRAEGELRREKENFRILVEESPLGTSFIEKNGRYKYINPRFTDIFGYTLADIPTGAEWFARAYPSQPYKDQVISDWVNDLKQARPGESRHRTYTVRCQDGSEKLILFRPTKLENGDQFVIYEDITEQNRLEAQLQQAQKMEAIGTLAGGIAHDFNNLMTAILGNASLMLSTTDSTHPNYNRLKTIENQVKSGTKLTEQLLGYARKGKYYVKAININRLLKDALDTFSRTRKEIRLNFELAEDLFSIEADEGQIEQVLLNLYVNAADAMPRGGDLYLKTKNITHREIKRKPFNPLPGKYVLMQFIDTGVGIDAETQKRIFDPFFTTKEMGRGTGLGLASVYGIIKGHGGYIDVESEVHQGTAFNIYLPASDKKIEKKAAATAKILVGGETILLVDDEEFVLKVNIEILQSFGYSVLAAKGGDEAIKIFRENKNIIDLIVLDMILPGMSGGEVFDKIKEINPDVKVLLSSGYSIDGQAEKILERGCDGFIQKPYKLKDLSLKIRTLLDKP
- a CDS encoding fused MFS/spermidine synthase, yielding MIPFIVFLSGCIIMSVEILGSRILAPHFGNDIFVWGSLIGVFLSGLTLGYWGGGKLADVIPDLRCFALLLFFPGLNLCLLPLYSDSINIWIFDRGYGLRIEPLLASVALFFPPTIFMGAVSPFAVKLQVKNINRLGSGVGNLYALSSLGSIFGTLLTSFYLITLLGVRKIIVAEGVLLLLMAGAAWGLHRRSKGTQSA
- a CDS encoding rubredoxin — protein: MAKPEEMYQCQTVNCGCIYDPDRGDRRGKIAKGTRFEETPETWCCPVCGAGKKCFRPLAGPGSTLEESK
- a CDS encoding sigma 54-interacting transcriptional regulator yields the protein MKQIEEITLLYEISKTLNENLDLKKSLYKVLNILSNSMDMVRGTVTILNPLRDEINIEVAHGLTKGAMEKGKYKLGDGITGRVIQSGKAVTIPKISKEPLFLNRTSSRKTKQDQELSFFCVPIKKGNQVIGAFSVDRPYDASYALADGEKLLSVIATMVARQVINLETIRLEKDQLREENLRLRTELENKYRITDIIGNSNKMREVFQMISQVSKSTATVLIRGESGTGKELVANSIHYNSLRAKNPLVKVNCAALPVNLIESELFGHEKGAFTGAIKQKMGKFEMAHKGSIFLDEIGSIGLDVQVSLLRVLQEKEFERVGGHKTIKTDVRVIAATNKNLEDAVEDETFRGDLYYRLNVFPIYLPPLRERKTDILLLADYFLEKYSRENSKEVVRLSTPAIDMLMDYHWPGNVRELENCIERAILLCEGKVIHSYHLPPTLQTGAESGTLPAVSLEDAVATLEKEMIIDALKNTRGNISMAAKVLKTTVRKFSYKAQRSGVDYRKYR
- a CDS encoding fused MFS/spermidine synthase, producing MRKWTRFYTKGIHYTTTSTFPRRTDRYLSFNRARGSQSVVNMNDPYELKFAYTQAAFAVPAFLEQMPGRILIIGLGGGTIPRVMAKYYPDIPIDVVEIDPDVITIARRFFLFEPTQMMKVISMDGRRFLRSSRDRYDIIFLDAYDDQSIPFHLTTKEFFEIVKQRLTPTGVVAANVWGPRTDGFYLSELKTYQQVFPHVYVIDCITSSSYIFIAHSHNRVMTKPILQERIPAFQKWFGFNFQLMPYADTFEDVTATPLDAKVLLDDFAPVEILRSRKALF